CAACCTGTACCACAGCGCGCACATTTAAAGAGGAATTGTGGTCTGTCACAGCGATGGCGTCTAAACCCTTTAGCAACGCCATGTTTACGATGTTATTAGGTGTCATATCGTCAGATGCACATGGTGATAGCGCTGTGTGAATGTGAAGGTCCACATACATCATCTGTCACCTGATAGATAAATATCTATCGCAACCTGATATGCTGACTTGCCCGTGGATAAAATGGGAATCCCCTCTTCATCAGCTTTTTTCACCGTGTCCTGGCTGACTTCTATACCTTCGGGGATGATGATGCAAGACACCTCTGTCAAAAGAGCTACCGCTACCACATTTAAATGCACCTGTATTGTTACCCATGCGTCATTTTTTTGCGCATGGGACATAACCCAGCTCAACAGGTCGCATATATATACCCCATTTATCTCTTTTTCCACATCGGCATTGGGCGTCAAATTCTCATAACCTTTATCTAAAAGGTCCACAACCTTCATTTATCTTCCTCATCTCCTCTCTTTATAACAGGGGGCAATTTTACCGAAAGGTCTAGCACCTCTTTAGCGAGTTCCGAAACCCTTTCCCTCAACTTAAAAATGCAGTCCACTTCACTGGCGTGACCCATCACAATATCTTCTGCCAGCGCTCTGCAGTTGGGCGCACCGCAGGATCCGCAATCAAGCCCGGGCAACTCTTTGTATATCCTATCTATTTCTTCCATCTTGCGTAAAGCTTCAAACAAATCGCTATCCAGCTTCATGACGTCTTTTTTCTCTATCTTTTTATCCAGCTTTATTTCTTCCTGATCGATATATCCCAGTAAGTCTTTTAGAAACGGCGACCCTCTTTTACTTCCTGACAGCCTCTTAATGCGGTTTTTAGCGATAAAACAGTTTTCAACAGTAAGGGGACCGCCTACACATCCCCCTGTACACGCCAACCCCTCAAAGAAGTCTATATCGTTCATCTTCCCCATCTCAATCTCTTCCAGCGCCTTTATACAATTTTGAACGCCATCTACCGAAATGCAGTTTTCGGTACCAGTGCCGTATGCTTCTCCTCCTGATACAGCCCAACCTACACCTACATCCCCAGAAAAGCGCTGGCGTCCATCCTCAACCCTATCTATCACATCGAGGGTATGGGAATAAACGTCCTGCATGCTCAATACGCCATTTACATAGCTTTTGCTAATACCTAAAGGATTTTTAACGCTGGTCACTTTAGCCGCACACGGAGATATAAAAAAAACTCCAATATCTTCTTCTTTTAACCCTGTCTTCTTGGTCGCCAATTTTTTAGCTACCTTCGCCGCCACCTCCATAGGTGATTCCAGTTTTAAAATGTTGTCTATCAGCGACGGAAAACGTATCTGTATAAGCCTTACAACTACAGG
The genomic region above belongs to Caldanaerobius polysaccharolyticus DSM 13641 and contains:
- a CDS encoding DRTGG domain-containing protein; the protein is MKVVDLLDKGYENLTPNADVEKEINGVYICDLLSWVMSHAQKNDAWVTIQVHLNVVAVALLTEVSCIIIPEGIEVSQDTVKKADEEGIPILSTGKSAYQVAIDIYLSGDR
- a CDS encoding [Fe-Fe] hydrogenase large subunit C-terminal domain-containing protein, with translation MPYTHSVTLNKSRCMGCTNCIKRCPTEAIRVRDGKAFILQEKCIDCGECIRVCPYHAKEAVTDTMDVINGYRYKIALPAPTFYSQYKNYSVDRILGALIAIGFDEVFEVAAAAEIVSFYTARILKSEKVKKPVISSACPVVVRLIQIRFPSLIDNILKLESPMEVAAKVAKKLATKKTGLKEEDIGVFFISPCAAKVTSVKNPLGISKSYVNGVLSMQDVYSHTLDVIDRVEDGRQRFSGDVGVGWAVSGGEAYGTGTENCISVDGVQNCIKALEEIEMGKMNDIDFFEGLACTGGCVGGPLTVENCFIAKNRIKRLSGSKRGSPFLKDLLGYIDQEEIKLDKKIEKKDVMKLDSDLFEALRKMEEIDRIYKELPGLDCGSCGAPNCRALAEDIVMGHASEVDCIFKLRERVSELAKEVLDLSVKLPPVIKRGDEEDK